The Malus domestica chromosome 10, GDT2T_hap1 nucleotide sequence CCCCCCAAAACCAACGTTCCAGATCGGATCCTCCGGATCAGCCAAGGGCTCACGCAAGCCCTCCCACTATATCAACTCTCACAGCCGCGAGTCCCACTCCTCTTTCTCGCTCTacgtctctctctcctcccccaCACTCCTATCTCACGCGTCGCCACCCACCGGCTGCTCAGCCCCCTCCGTCGGGTCTCCGACTATTTATCCCTCCACTCCCTTTCCTCTCCTCCTCCCtacccaaaaaaccaaaaaaccaaaaaagagtcgagtcttttattttatttttctcaacgGAATTTTATCGAGCAGTTGGCGAGCGTTGAGtagagagaggagagggaggATTATCGaaaaaacgaaagaaaaaaaaaattcaaatatttgaaaaaagaacaaaaaaatttagggttttttttttgtctgttGAAGATGGCGCAAGTTCAGCAGGTTCCGGCTCAGAATGCGAACGCGGCAGCTGTGGCGAACGGTGCCGGAGGAGCTAACCAGTTCGTGACGACGTCGCTTTACGTTGGCGATCTTGACCCGAACGTCACCGATTCGCAGCTGTACGACCTGTTCAACCAGCTGGGTCAGGTGGTTTCGGTTAGGGTTTGCAGGGACTTGTCCACTCGGAGGTCGCTTGGCTATGGCTATGTCAATTTTGCCAACCCGCAAGATGGTTAGTGGTTTGAATTCACTTTCTTATGGATTTTTAAGCTCAATTATGTAATTTAGATCATGGGTTATCTTATTTTTAGCTGATTTAGGATGCTTAATCAAGAAATATTTGTGCATGCAATGTACGCACTGTGGATGCCAATTGAACTCACCATGATACTGTATTTTGTTGTGCGAAAGTTACAATTTTTAGGTGCGGTCGGTGGATCCAATTCTGTTTAACTGTGTTTGTGCGATTAATTGTAGAAAGAAACCGTAGAAAAAACATGAACTAAGTGATCGGTCATTCGTTAAGCGCGTAGGTGTTGCTTGTTATGAGATTTAGTGTTTGCAAAAAGGAATTGTTGTTAGGTGGGGAGAGTGAATACAAGCATGTgcaattttttggttaattgttATGGGCTTTGAATGGATGTTTCAAATTTGGGCAATGTGCTACTTTTTCTTAATTTACTTCCTGCCGATGCATTATACGATTATGAATTGCTGTCTATTGGTGAGGTTTGTAATGTTGAGATTATGGCTGTGATGTTGGACTCTTGAACGAGTTTTCTGGTCATGTTTTACGACTTTCAGTTGGTCTCTTCAGTAAAGGCTCCAATTTTGGTTTGAACAAGAAAGAAACGTGCACCTAATTGAATTAAGCTACTGTTGTATTAGGATTCGTTGTAGCAAAGGGCAGGATTAAGGTTGTTTGTATTTAGGCTTATTCTCAGACCAAAAAAAGGCTTATATGTTAAAAGCGTGTCCATATTTTCCATCTCAGATTGGTGTTACGTGGAAACAAATTTGGAAGATGGATTGTTACCTTTTTTTATTAGATGATAATATGTCCCCTTACCTATCGTTTAGGAGATAATAAAGTTTTCAATTCTTTGTCTTTATTTCATGGTTTATTGTTCTGTTCCACACAAAGATCAGTTTAGATGGATACTTTAAGGCCTCTCTTAAAATCATAAGTTGAAACTTTCTTTGTCATCTGAAGGCCGTCGTTGAGATTAGAAACCGAAAAAGGAGGATACTTTGCTTTTCTGTAAACAATTGTGCCAATGAACCATTAAATTTAAGAAGTACTTGCTGGAAAGATGTTTGTATTGTATCTTATTCAAGAAGAAAAAGTTGAATTACAGCTTGAAAATATGGGTCAGTTGGGATGTCTTGCTCTAGTTGGTTCAGCGATGTGTCATTTTTCTTAGGATCTTgagttcattttgttttgtcttatgatttttatcatgACAATGATTGTGTTGAAGGGTTTGACAGAACTCTTTTACAGTAACATGTGCCTCATAAGTATTTGGATACATACATGCAATCTTGTGTTTTGTTCATGAAATAGAGCTTAAAGATGCCTAGTATTTTTTGCCTTCCTTTATTTTGCATTGTGTTGGATTAGTCGgtactcttttttcttttgaatcttACTTACATCTTTAGTTGGAATTGATGGCAGCTGCTAGGGCTTTGGATGTGTTGAACTTTACTCCTGTGAATGGAAGACCCATTAGGATTATGTACTCTCATCGTGATCCTACTATTCGCAAAAGTGGGGCTGGAAACATATTTATTAAGgtatttccatttttttaatttttatgcagCACCGTTGATACTTTCATGTCATGGTTGTCTTCAGTTTTTACTTGTTTTATATCCTTCTTGACACCTCGACTTGTATTAATTTTTCCAGAATTTGGACAAAGCTATTGATCACAAAGCCTTGCATGATACATTTTCTGCGTTTGGAAACATCCTTTCTTGCAAGGTGGCTACTGATCCTGCTGGCCAGTCTAAAGGCTATGGCTTTGTACAATTTGACAATGAAGAAGCTGCCCAAAAGGCTATAGAGAAGTTGAATGGTATGCTTTTAAATGATAAGCAAGTTTATGTTGGTCCTTTCCTCCGGAAACAGGAAAGGGACAGTACTGCTGACAAGTCAAGATTCAACAATGTTTATGTAAAGAATCTGTCAGAGTCAACTACCGAGGAAGATTTGAAAAAAGTTTTTTCTGAATTTGGGATAACCACTAGTGAAGTGGTGATGAGGGATGGAGATGGAAAATCAAAGTGCTTTGGGTTTGTCAATTTTGAAAAGGCTGATGATGCTGCTAGAGCTGCTGAGGCTCTGAATGGAAAGAAATTTGATGATAAGGAGTGGTATGTTGGGAAGGCCCAGAAGAAATCTGAAAGGGAAAATGAGTTGAAACAACGATTTGAACAGAGTATGAAAGAGGCAGCAGACAAGTATCAAGGTGCGAACTTGTATGTTAAAAATTTGGATGATACCATTGCTGATGATAAACTTCAGGAGCTTTTCTCTCCATTTGGGACTATTGCCTCATGCAAGGTGTGTATTTTGTAGCCCCTGTTTTAAATTGCAAAGTGCAATGTAATTGTGTCATAATCTTCATTCATTTTGTATTGGTATGGCCTAACGtagttttctctttttttgttGACATGTGATCAGGTCATGCGAGACCCTAGTGGAATAAGTAGGGGATCAGGTTTTGTTGCATTCTCAACTCCTGAAGAGGCAAATAGAGCTGTGAGTTGATTTCCTATATGGATTAATATAGTGCTTCTATGCTTCCCGCATTTCAGTTTTGTAGGACAATTTAATCTTGCTGCCATTATCAACCATGGGTAGTGAGATTCATGGCTGCCTCATCTAtaacccaaaaaaattagggttaggatttatgaatattttagaaTATGGGGGCTCGTATGGGTAATGTATGTTTGTGAGCGTGTGCACATGTGTTTTATTCCTCAAATAATAGTGTCTagtgaaaataatttatttttctgttattGTTTATAGCTATTGGAGATGAATGGAAAGATGATTGTAAGCAAACCTCTCTATGTTGCACTTGCACAACGAAAAGAAGATAGAAGAGCAAGGCTACAGGTATGTCTTTTATTCGTCCTACAACAAACTAACTTTGAGTGTAGCCTAACGTCAATTGATAAATAGTTTTTCTGTGTACATCAAGTTATTTTCCTGCAAGATCTTTAAAGTGAGTTGTAGACTAAAAGCATCTCAAAGATACGTATCCTGTTTAACTTGGTGCCACTCTTTTTGTATTGTTGTTATGTTATGGACATTAACTGGTTGCACAGGCTCAGTTTTCTCAAATGCGGCCTGTTGCAATGGCACCTTCTCGTATGCCAATGTACCCTCCTGGTGGTCCAGGTCTTGGACAACAAATATTCTACGGTCAAGGCCCACCTGCTATCATTCCCTCTCAGGTAACCAGGAATTTCATTCTTTTGGtagttaaaatttttattttttatttttacttaacTGTTATATTAAGAGTTTGGTAATGTTGCCCTATTACCTgactttatattttatttttcctttgtaGCCTGGATTCGGGTATCAGCAGCAGCTTGTTCCTGGTATGAGG carries:
- the LOC103428486 gene encoding polyadenylate-binding protein 8-like, producing the protein MAQVQQVPAQNANAAAVANGAGGANQFVTTSLYVGDLDPNVTDSQLYDLFNQLGQVVSVRVCRDLSTRRSLGYGYVNFANPQDAARALDVLNFTPVNGRPIRIMYSHRDPTIRKSGAGNIFIKNLDKAIDHKALHDTFSAFGNILSCKVATDPAGQSKGYGFVQFDNEEAAQKAIEKLNGMLLNDKQVYVGPFLRKQERDSTADKSRFNNVYVKNLSESTTEEDLKKVFSEFGITTSEVVMRDGDGKSKCFGFVNFEKADDAARAAEALNGKKFDDKEWYVGKAQKKSERENELKQRFEQSMKEAADKYQGANLYVKNLDDTIADDKLQELFSPFGTIASCKVMRDPSGISRGSGFVAFSTPEEANRALLEMNGKMIVSKPLYVALAQRKEDRRARLQAQFSQMRPVAMAPSRMPMYPPGGPGLGQQIFYGQGPPAIIPSQPGFGYQQQLVPGMRPGGAPLPNFFVPMVQQGQQGQRPGGRRAGSVQQNQQPVPIMQQQMLPRGRVYRYPSGRGIPDGPMPGVAGGMFSVPYDMGGGGSMPIRDAAVSQPTVPIGALATALANATPEQQRTMLGENLYPLVEQLEPDNAAKVTGMLLEMDQTEVLHLLESPEALKAKVAEAMDVLRNVAQQQQVGNAADQLGSLSLNGNLVS